A stretch of Oryza brachyantha chromosome 4, ObraRS2, whole genome shotgun sequence DNA encodes these proteins:
- the LOC102700427 gene encoding trafficking protein particle complex II-specific subunit 120 homolog: MEPGVSIESGSAIRVAVLPVGGPIPPACLRDYAALVARHARVDLASLRPYYSEHQKSPFSHQPWDGGCLRLKFVLGGCVPSPWEDFQSSRKVLAVVGICHLPSSPDLDRVAADFVDAARSYPSALANRCFAFCPTDAQLVEKKRDDIIMFPPSDQQSLELHMLTMIQDLSASLLMEFEKWVLRAESTGTILKTPLDSQSSLGSEEVIKAKKRRLGRAQKIIGDYCLLAGSPADANAHYATAIELARLTGDVFWHAGALEGSVCALVVDRMGESDPVLEDEVKFRYYTIIQLYRRATLQDNAQRVSPVSFELEAALKLARYLCRRQCAKEVSDLLMGAADGAKALIDASDRLILYIEIARLFGTLGYKRKAAFFSRQVAQLYLQQDNAYAAMSAMQVLTTTTTAYHVQSRKTSKMDHSFLKSVVSLFESQWSTLQMVVLREILMSSIRAADPLSSWSAAARLLRLFYPLITPAGQSGLASSLANSADRLPSGTRCADPCLPFIRLHSFPLHPSQREIVKRNPHKKEWWTGGGPSGPFIYTPFTKGGTSGTSKQEVNWIVGEPVQVMVELANPCSFDLVVESIYLSVHSGNFDAFPVSVTLPPNTSKLVLLSGIPTQVGQVSIPGCIVHCFGVITEHLFKEVDCLLLGAAQGLVLSDPFRCCGSSKFKSVNFPSISVVPPLPLLVANVVGGDGSILLYEGEIRDVLITLTNAGTVPVEEANIALSGKNQDSVISIAHSTWKSALPIKPGGEVTFAVTLRAWHLSLTDFEADSNRSPANSRRIAREGSNPFLDIHYAGPSGNSEDNNVSLPPGRRLVVPLNICVVQGMRLVRARLLSMELPARFTDAHLRSVGSKDNISNDSSAIHNDISLLKIDPYKGSWDLRLLELELFNPTDVVFDVDVSVHLDGTSIELPEDKIAGSACHKTRIDRDYSARVLIPLEHFKLPVLDTSFFVKENGSDEPLGSRATTLAEKNAKAELNASINNLISKIKVKWHSGRNSSGELNIKDAIQAALQASIMDILLPDPLTFSFRHAKDGTSAKTDSSEEPSDDSSHSANDSVLRCKDPISANEMTHMEVQIRNNTKETIRMNLSISCKDVAGENCFDENSATVLWAGVLSDIYLEVQPLQEVVHPFSIYFLVPGDYSLQAASVIIDATDVLRARAKAESPDEPILCRGSPFHIHVVGTA, from the exons ATGGAGCCCGGCGTGAGCATCGAGTCCGGCTCCGCGATCCGCGTGGCGGTGCTTCCCGTGGGCGGGCCGATCCCACCGGCGTGTCTCCGGGACTACGCGGCGCTGgtggcgcggcacgcgcgggtcGACCTCGCCTCGCTGCGGCCCTACTACTCGGAGCACCAGAAGAGCCCCTTCTCGCACCAGCCCTGGGACGGCGGGTGCCTCCGCCTCAAGTTCGTGCTCGGCGGCTGCGTGCCCTCGCCGTGGGAGGACTTCCAGTCCTCGCGCAAggtgctcgccgtcgtcggcatCTGCCACCTGCCCTCCTCACCCGATCTCGACCGCGTCGCCGCGGACTTCGTCGACGCCGCGCGCTCCTACCCCTCCGCGCTGGCCAACCGCTGCTTCGCCTTCTGCCCCACTGACGCGCAG TTGGTGGAGAAAAAGAGGGATGATATTATTATGTTCCCTCCTTCTGATCAACAATCATTGGAACTTCATATGCTCACGATGATCCAAGACCTTTCTGCTTCACTGTTGATGGAGTTTGAGAAATGGGTCTTACGTGCTGAATCAACGGGAACTATTCTAAAGACACCTTTGGATTCACAATCCAGTCTTGGCTCAGAGGAG GTgattaaggctaaaaaaagaAGGTTGGGTCGTGCTCAAAAGATAATTGGAGATTATTGCTTGTTGGCTGGATCACCTGCTGATGCTAATGCACATTATGCCACTGCAATAGAGCTCGCAAGATTAACTGGAGATGTTTTCTGGCATGCTGGAGCCCTTGAGGGTAGTGTCTGTGCATTAGTG GTTGATAGGATGGGTGAAAGTGACCCTGTTTTGGAGGACGAAGTGAAGTTCCGTTATTACACCATTATCCAGCTATATAGAAGAGCAACTTTACAAGACAATGCTCAAAG aGTTTCACCAGTCAGCTTTGAACTTGAAGCTGCATTGAAGTTGGCAAGATATTTGTGCAG GCGACAATGTGCCAAGGAGGTGTCAGATTTATTAATGGGTGCTGCTGATGGTGCCAAGGCTCTGATTGATGCCAGTGATCGCTTGATACTCTACATTGAAATCGCAAGACTTTTTGGTACACTTGGTTATAAACGCAAGGCAGCCTTTTTTTCAAGACAAGTTGCGCAGTTGTATCTCCAGCAGGATAATGCATATGCCGCTATGAGTGCTATGCAGGTCCTAACTACAACTACAACTGCATACCATGTTCAAAGCAGGAAGACTAGCAAAATGGATCATAGTTTTCTCAAG TCTGTAGTGTCACTGTTTGAGTCACAATGGAGTACCCTTCAAATGGTTGTTCTAAGAGAGATACTGATGTCTTCAATCCGTGCTGCGGATCCCTTATCATCGTGGAGTGCTGCAGCTCGGCTTCTTCGGTTGTTTTACCCACTGATCACCCCAGCTGGCCAGAGTGGCTTGGCAAGCTCTCTTGCGAACTCAGCTGATAGGCTTCCATCAGGCACACGTTGTGCCGATCCATGTCTTCCTTTTATCAG GTTGCATTCTTTTCCACTGCACCCATCACAAAGAGAGATAGTAAAGCGCAACCCACATAAAAAAGAGTGGTGGACTGGTGGAGGTCCTTCTGGtccttttatttatacacCTTTCACCAAAGGAGGAACATCTGGAACTAGCAAACAAGAGGTAAATTGGATTGTGGGAGAGCCGGTTCAAGTTATGGTAGAGTTAGCAAATCCCTGCAGCTTTGACCTAGTTGTTGAGAGCATTTATCTCTCCGTTCATTCTGGAAATTTTGATGCCTTTCCAGTCAGTGTTACTCTTCCACCAAACACTTCCAAATTAGTTCTGTTATCTGGAATTCCAACGCAAGTTGGACAAGTATCAATTCCTGGGTGCATTGTTCATTGCTTTGGTGTTATCACAGAACACTTATTCAAAGAGGTCGACTGTCTACTCCTCGGAGCCGCACAAGGACTTGTTCTTTCTGATCCTTTCAGATGCTGTGGCTCTAGCAAGTTTAAGAGTGTTAACTTTCCAAGCATTTCTGTTGTTCCTCCTCTGCCATTATTAGTTGCCAATGTTGTTGGGGGAGATGGTTCTATTCTTCTATATGAAGGTGAAATCCGTGATGTTTTGATAACACTGACAAATGCTGGAACTGTACCTGTTGAAGAAGCAAATATTGCATTGTCAGGGAAGAACCAGGATTCTGTTATCTCGATTGCACATAGCACATGGAAATCTGCACTTCCTATTAAACCTGGTGGAGAAGTGACATTTGCTGTGACTTTGAGAGCCTGGCATCTTAGCCTGACAGATTTTGAAGCAGATAGTAACAGATCTCCTGCAAACTCAAGGAGGATAGCAAGAGAAGGGAGTAATCCTTTCTTGGATATTCACTATGCTG GTCCTTCAGGAAACTCCGAGGACAATAATGTTTCTCTGCCTCCTGGAAGACGTCTGGTTGTCCCGTTGAATATTTGTGTTGTACAGGGCATGCGACTTGTAAGAGCACGCCTTTTGTCCATGGAATTACCTGCCCGGTTTACTGATGCTCACTTAAGATCTGTTGGTAGCAAGGATAATATAAGCAATGACAGTAGTGCGATTCATAATGACATTAGCTTATTGAAGATCGATCCTTACAAAGGAAGTTGGGACCTCCGTCTTCTAGAACTTGAGCTGTTTAATCCTACTGATGTTGTTTTCGATGTTGATGTCTCAGTCCATCTGGATGGTACAAGTATAGAGCTTCCAGAGGACAAAATTGCTGGTTCAGCTTGCCACAAAACTAGAATTGATCGAGACTATTCTGCTAGAGTTCTCATACCCCTTGAGCACTTCAAATTACCTGTTCTTGACACGTCCTTCTTTGTAAAGGAAAATGGAAGTGATGAACCTCTTGGATCCAGAGCTACCACCTTAGCAGAAAAGAATGCCAAGGCAGAATTAAATgcttcaatcaacaacttgaTTTCAAAGATAAAAGTGAAGTGGCATTCTGGGAGAAATAGCTCAGGTGAGCTGAATATTAAAGATGCTATTCAGGCAGCACTACAGGCATCTATTATGGACATACTATTGCCTGATCCATTGACGTTCAGCTTTAGACATGCCAAGGATGGAACTTCAGCCAAAACTGACTCTTCAGAGGAGCCTAGTGATGATTCCAGTCATTCTGCTAATGATAGTGTTCTGAGGTGTAAGGATCCTATATCTGCTAATGAAATGACTCATATGGAAGTTCAAATTCGCAACAACACTAAGGAAACTATTCGGATGAACCTAAGTATTTCATGTAAAGATGTTGCTGGAGAGAATTGCTTTGACGAAAACAGTGCAACTGTCCTCTGGGCTG GTGTTCTCAGTGACATATATCTGGAGGTTCAACCATTGCAGGAGGTAGTACATCCTTTTTCCATCTACTTCCTGGTACCAGGAGACTACTCGCTGCAAGCTGCTTCTGTTATAATTGATGCAACGGATGTTCTTCGTGCTCGGGCAAAGGCAGAGTCGCCCGACGAACCTATACTATGCCGTGGATCTCCATTCCATATCCATGTAGTTGGTACAGCTTAG
- the LOC102699862 gene encoding uncharacterized protein LOC102699862, translated as MGRRGAGAAAAAAACGRWCLVILAVASALGVSGPAFYWRYKKGFASSSSSSPSAAVVSPSCPPCSCDCPPPLSLHSIAPGLVNFSTSGCGKNDPELSKEMEKQFVDLLNEELKLQQIVAEEHSHHMNATLVEAKRQATQYQREAEKCNAATETCEEARERSEAAISKEKKLTSLWEQRARQLGWQDSRVKTI; from the exons ATGggtcggcgcggcgccggggcggcggcggccgcggcggcgtgcgggcgGTGGTGCCTGGTGATCCTGGCCGTGGCGTCCGCGCTCGGCGTCTCCGGGCCGGCCTTCTACTGGCGCTACAAGAAGGgcttcgcctcctcctcctcctcctccccctccgcggCCGTCGTGTCCCCCTCGTGCCCGCCCTGCAGCTGCGactgcccgccgccgctctccctcCACTCCATCGCCCCCG GGCTTGTCAACTTCTCAACTTCAG GTTGTGGCAAAAATGATCCTGAGCTTAGTAAAGAGATGGAAAAACAGTTCGTTGATCTTCTTAATGAGGAGCTCAAGCTGCAGCAGATTGTAGCTGAGGAGCATAGTCATCACATGAATGCCACTCTTGTTGAAGCTAAAAGACAAGCTACTCAATACCAACGAGAGGCAGAGAAGTGTAATGCAGCCACAGAGACTTGCGAAGAAGCTAGGGAGCGGTCTGAGGCGGCCATTtcaaaggagaagaaactcACATCATTATGGGAGCAAAGAGCTCGCCAATTGGGTTGGCAGGACTCTAGAGTCAAAACTATTTGA
- the LOC102700141 gene encoding uncharacterized protein LOC102700141 has product MDEENASSTNSIKLELSVYMHCDACERSVRQVIKNTGGVDKVEVDREENKVTVTGDFDPEKVVKRIKKRTGKKAEVLVPEEEEDGGGGEGEGADASHESCRHGGARHYAYVPRYYQLVPAPPPPDTGGGAADAARDLQRHDVMRHYACVPYYYDLVSVPPDSGGGVGGGDGAHEFQRHGMVGHYAYDLVPVPPDNGGGGVAHELQRPARSDWDLHSFDDENTQACRVM; this is encoded by the exons ATGGATGAAGAAAATGCTAGCTCTACAAAC AGCATCAAGTTAGAACTGAGCGTCTACATGCATTGTGACGCCTGCGAACGATCTGTTCGGCAGGTCATAAAGAACACCGGCG GCGTCGACAAAGTCGAGGTGGACAGGGAAGAAAACAAGGTGACGGTGACGGGCGATTTCGACCCTGAGAAAGTGGTAAAAAGGATCAAGAAGAGGACCGGGAAGAAGGCGGAGGTCTTGGTccccgaggaggaagaagacggaggaggaggagaaggagaaggagcagACGCGTCCCACGAGTCCTGCAGacacggcggcgcgaggcacTACGCCTATGTCCCGCGCTATTACCAGCTGGTgcccgcgcctcctcctccggacactggaggaggagcggcggatGCGGCTCGTGATCTCCAGAGGCACGACGTGATGAGGCACTACGCTTGCGTTCCGTATTACTATGACCTGGTGTCCGTGCCTCCGGACAGTGGAGGAGgagtaggaggaggagatggggcTCATGAGTTTCAGAGGCACGGCATGGTGGGGCACTACGCTTATGATCTGGTGCCGGTGCCTCCGGacaatggaggaggaggcgtggcGCATGAGCTTCAGAGACCGGCACGCTCGGACTGGGACCTTCATTCCTTCGACGATGAAAATACACAGGCGTGCAGGGTAATGTAG